From Rhizobium sp. NZLR1, a single genomic window includes:
- a CDS encoding TfoX/Sxy family protein, giving the protein MGSEATRRLALDFASQIGPAGSIDVRRFFGGSALVRNGAQFGFVMKGTLYLRVDAAMRAEFEADGSEPFRYSAAGREVTVRRYYAVPAHVIDDPALLRTCSERALHATPTPGRRRSDTILAVSPFG; this is encoded by the coding sequence ATGGGTAGCGAGGCGACACGCAGGCTGGCGCTGGATTTTGCGAGCCAGATCGGTCCAGCCGGCTCCATCGATGTCCGGCGGTTCTTCGGCGGATCCGCCCTCGTCCGAAACGGCGCGCAGTTCGGATTCGTCATGAAGGGCACGTTGTATCTCCGCGTCGACGCCGCGATGCGCGCGGAGTTCGAGGCAGATGGCTCAGAACCGTTCCGCTACAGCGCTGCTGGCAGGGAGGTGACGGTTCGCCGCTACTACGCAGTCCCGGCACATGTGATCGACGATCCGGCGCTGCTGCGCACGTGCTCGGAGCGAGCATTGCACGCGACCCCGACGCCCGGCCGCAGACGTTCCGACACGATCCTGGCCGTTAGCCCGTTTGGCTGA
- a CDS encoding nuclear transport factor 2 family protein, producing MTPEALWNRYAAIWSLDADAREPEMLACLADDVTYCDPNGEIAGRAGLTAYMAGFQESVPGGRFKILSVLHHNERSLARWALSHKDERVLQTGTSFGVISDGRLGAITGFFDPLAGQHHG from the coding sequence ATGACACCTGAGGCACTATGGAACCGATATGCGGCCATCTGGTCGCTGGATGCTGACGCTCGCGAGCCGGAAATGCTGGCTTGCCTCGCTGACGATGTGACCTATTGCGACCCCAATGGAGAGATCGCCGGGCGAGCCGGTCTCACGGCTTACATGGCCGGCTTTCAGGAGAGCGTACCGGGTGGCCGGTTCAAAATATTGAGCGTCCTCCATCACAATGAACGTTCGCTGGCACGCTGGGCACTGAGCCACAAAGACGAGCGTGTTCTGCAGACGGGCACGAGCTTCGGGGTGATTTCTGATGGCCGGCTCGGCGCGATCACCGGCTTCTTCGATCCTCTCGCAGGACAGCACCATGGGTAG
- a CDS encoding TetR/AcrR family transcriptional regulator: MGRAREFDEEAVLKGAMQIFRKHGYQGASIRDLEEATGLKGGSIYHAFGDKAGLFDAAFGHYNRTVLEGRIARFAPPGSGVKGLRELFLSLLHEPDGGSLGCLITNMAVEFGGGVKSHPRVETALGLLRTTFRSRLTEQSTLARDADGARAATTAIRLLAFYQGLLVLIRGGEDKAGLRQAIEDEFNQLETLL; this comes from the coding sequence GTGGGCAGAGCACGGGAATTCGACGAGGAGGCAGTGCTGAAGGGGGCGATGCAAATCTTTCGCAAGCACGGCTATCAAGGTGCGTCGATCCGCGACCTCGAGGAGGCGACGGGCCTCAAAGGCGGAAGCATCTATCACGCCTTCGGCGACAAGGCCGGCCTCTTCGACGCGGCCTTCGGCCATTACAACCGCACGGTCCTGGAGGGACGGATCGCGCGGTTTGCGCCGCCGGGGAGCGGGGTTAAAGGCTTGCGTGAACTGTTCCTCTCGCTCCTGCATGAGCCCGACGGCGGCTCCCTTGGCTGCCTGATCACGAACATGGCGGTGGAATTCGGAGGCGGCGTCAAATCGCATCCGCGTGTCGAGACAGCGCTCGGTCTCCTTCGAACCACATTCCGCTCGAGGCTGACCGAGCAGTCGACCTTGGCTCGAGACGCGGACGGAGCCAGGGCAGCCACGACGGCCATCCGTCTTCTTGCCTTCTATCAAGGTCTGCTCGTGCTCATTCGCGGCGGCGAAGACAAGGCCGGCCTGCGGCAGGCGATAGAAGACGAATTCAATCAACTGGAGACACTGTTATGA
- a CDS encoding NADP-dependent oxidoreductase translates to MKAFVVDKYKKKGALRLANLPEPELQDNDVLVRIQATAVNLLDSKLRDGEFKPILPYRPPFVLGHDVAGTVVRTGPRVRRFKVGDEVYARPRDHRVGTFAEFIAIDEADVALKPNNLSMTEAASIPLVGLTAWQALVEVGKVKPGQKVFIQAGSGGVGTFAIQLAKHLGATVATTTSAGNAELAKSLGADVVIDYKTQDFEKVLSGYDLVLNSQDPKTLEKSLAVLKPGGRLISISGPPDPAFARELGLNLFLKLVLRLLSRGVRKKAKRLGIGYSFLFMRAEGQQLGEIARLIEQGVIRPVVDKVFPFEKTGDALAYVETGRAKGKVVITVAD, encoded by the coding sequence ATGAAGGCATTCGTCGTTGATAAGTACAAAAAGAAGGGCGCTTTGCGCCTGGCCAACCTGCCGGAACCTGAATTGCAGGACAATGATGTCCTTGTCCGGATTCAGGCCACGGCCGTGAACCTGCTGGACTCCAAGCTGCGGGACGGAGAGTTCAAGCCTATTCTTCCCTATCGTCCGCCATTCGTCCTGGGGCACGACGTTGCCGGCACGGTTGTCAGGACGGGACCGAGGGTCAGGCGGTTCAAGGTCGGTGACGAGGTCTATGCACGGCCGCGCGATCATCGGGTCGGTACATTCGCCGAATTCATTGCCATCGATGAAGCCGATGTGGCGCTGAAACCAAACAATCTCAGCATGACCGAAGCAGCGTCCATTCCCCTGGTGGGGCTGACCGCGTGGCAGGCGCTGGTCGAGGTTGGCAAGGTGAAGCCCGGCCAGAAAGTCTTCATTCAGGCCGGTTCCGGCGGTGTCGGGACTTTCGCCATCCAACTCGCCAAGCATCTTGGCGCGACGGTGGCGACGACGACCAGCGCTGGGAATGCCGAGCTCGCCAAAAGTCTCGGGGCGGATGTGGTCATCGACTACAAGACGCAGGATTTCGAGAAGGTCTTGTCGGGCTACGATCTCGTGCTGAACAGTCAGGATCCGAAGACGCTCGAAAAATCTCTGGCTGTACTGAAGCCGGGTGGCCGGCTCATCTCCATTTCCGGCCCGCCCGATCCCGCATTCGCCAGGGAACTCGGCCTGAACCTGTTCCTGAAACTGGTGCTGCGCCTGCTGAGCCGAGGCGTTCGGAAAAAGGCCAAGCGCCTCGGCATAGGGTATTCATTCCTGTTCATGCGCGCTGAGGGGCAGCAGTTGGGTGAGATTGCGCGCCTGATCGAACAAGGCGTGATCCGACCGGTCGTTGACAAGGTGTTCCCGTTTGAAAAGACCGGCGATGCACTGGCCTATGTCGAGACCGGGCGCGCAAAGGGCAAGGTGGTCATCACGGTCGCAGACTGA
- a CDS encoding alkene reductase, translating to MTSSALFEPAVLGSLTLSNRIVMAPLTRNRAGAGFVPGDLIAEYYAQRASAGLIISEATQISQQGQGYQDTPGIYTQAQVDGWRKVTDAVHARGGHIVLQLWHVGRVSHVDLQPDGQPPVAPSAIRAETKTFVNNTFVDVSAPRALELHEISGIIEDFRRAAANAIAAGFDGVEVHSANGYLLDQFARDGANTRTDAYGGSIENRARLTLEVTAAVIEEVGAARTGVRISPVSPANGLSATDPQAQFGYIVEKLDEMGIAYLHVVEGATGGPRDVAPFDYEALRRKFGNTYIANNGYDLNLATARLEQGLADLFAFGRPFIANPDFVERLKVGASLANLDMATLYGGGAAGYTDYPEMAAPVGA from the coding sequence ATGACCAGCAGCGCACTCTTTGAGCCCGCCGTACTCGGCTCTCTCACACTATCCAACCGCATCGTCATGGCGCCATTGACGCGCAACAGAGCGGGCGCCGGGTTTGTGCCGGGCGATCTTATTGCTGAGTATTATGCGCAACGGGCCTCGGCAGGCCTGATCATCTCGGAGGCGACCCAGATTTCGCAACAAGGGCAGGGCTATCAGGACACGCCCGGCATCTACACGCAGGCGCAGGTCGACGGCTGGCGCAAGGTGACCGACGCGGTGCATGCCAGGGGCGGCCACATCGTTCTGCAGCTCTGGCATGTCGGTCGGGTATCGCATGTCGACCTGCAGCCGGATGGGCAGCCCCCAGTGGCGCCTTCCGCCATCAGGGCCGAAACCAAGACGTTTGTGAACAACACCTTCGTCGACGTGTCGGCACCTCGGGCGCTCGAATTGCATGAGATCTCCGGCATTATCGAGGATTTCCGTCGCGCCGCCGCCAATGCCATTGCCGCCGGCTTCGATGGCGTCGAAGTTCACAGCGCCAACGGTTACCTGCTCGACCAGTTCGCCAGGGACGGCGCCAACACCCGCACCGACGCCTATGGCGGGTCGATCGAAAACCGGGCCCGGCTGACGCTCGAGGTGACGGCCGCGGTCATCGAGGAAGTTGGAGCGGCGCGAACCGGAGTTCGGATTTCACCGGTGTCGCCGGCCAATGGATTATCCGCAACCGATCCGCAGGCGCAGTTCGGTTACATCGTCGAGAAGCTCGACGAGATGGGCATCGCCTACCTCCATGTCGTCGAAGGCGCGACGGGCGGGCCGCGCGATGTTGCACCCTTCGATTACGAGGCGCTTCGCCGCAAGTTCGGGAATACCTACATCGCCAATAACGGCTACGATCTGAACCTCGCGACGGCCAGGCTGGAGCAAGGGCTGGCGGACCTGTTTGCCTTCGGCAGGCCGTTCATCGCCAATCCGGATTTTGTCGAACGCCTGAAGGTTGGTGCATCGCTGGCCAATCTCGATATGGCGACGCTCTACGGCGGAGGCGCGGCGGGCTATACCGACTATCCTGAAATGGCCGCACCGGTCGGCGCCTGA
- a CDS encoding TetR/AcrR family transcriptional regulator produces the protein MRITKEKKQQNYERIIATASELFRERGFDGVGVAELMERAGLTHGGFYNHFRSKEDLIAESTENGLSETLKRYAGHDVLAVMELYLAREHRDGRGQGCTAAALSCDAARQPEETKAVFAAGIDNLVRAIEDGIARHHASGAGDRAQAITILAQAVGAIVLSRACPDDSPLADELLDACRADCRDAIENRMRER, from the coding sequence GTGCGGATCACCAAGGAAAAGAAGCAGCAAAATTACGAACGGATTATCGCCACCGCGTCGGAGCTGTTTCGCGAGCGCGGGTTCGATGGCGTGGGGGTGGCGGAGTTGATGGAGCGTGCGGGGCTCACCCATGGCGGCTTCTACAATCACTTCCGCTCCAAGGAGGACTTGATCGCGGAGTCGACCGAGAATGGTTTGAGCGAGACCTTGAAGCGCTATGCCGGTCATGACGTGCTCGCCGTCATGGAACTTTATCTCGCGCGTGAACACCGGGATGGGCGCGGCCAGGGGTGCACGGCCGCGGCGCTGAGCTGCGATGCGGCTCGGCAACCTGAAGAAACGAAGGCCGTCTTTGCTGCAGGAATAGATAACCTCGTGCGCGCGATCGAGGACGGCATTGCACGACATCACGCTTCCGGCGCCGGGGACCGGGCGCAAGCCATCACCATCCTCGCTCAGGCCGTCGGAGCAATCGTGCTGTCGAGGGCCTGCCCGGACGATTCCCCGCTGGCGGACGAACTACTCGACGCCTGCCGAGCGGATTGCCGCGACGCCATCGAAAATCGGATGCGGGAACGTTAG
- a CDS encoding helix-turn-helix domain-containing protein, translating to MDADATLSDARASEPDYVRWLDGLWAERLLAARDRKADLSIGILLWPSFPMMSLTGIVEPLRHAADFADNSRPLHCRWSIMGAPGHAAVASCGIRVQPDAPYINPTDFDYIAVIGGLLPHLRAAPSKHRDYLRVAASAGVPVIGVCTGVFVLAQEGLLTGRKASVHPFHAEDFKIAFPRQAFSTRDDFLIENGRITVPGGVSILSLMTELIGTHCGPDRAAKAVHQLSLTEHKGLSAFDHGRVSSFRHVEDSRIQRAVVLIESRKGRDVSPEQAASMIGLSPRQFGRLFQQGIGMTPKRFIIETRLRYARFLVENSTLSMTQIAFETGFSDAAHFATAFRQKFNQSPRQLRTTRVSVGVRS from the coding sequence ATGGACGCAGACGCCACCCTTTCAGATGCACGTGCCAGCGAGCCGGACTATGTCCGCTGGCTCGATGGCTTGTGGGCCGAACGGCTTTTGGCCGCCCGAGACCGCAAGGCCGATCTCTCCATCGGCATTCTGCTCTGGCCGAGCTTCCCGATGATGTCGCTGACCGGGATCGTCGAGCCCTTGCGGCATGCCGCCGATTTCGCCGACAACTCCCGGCCCCTGCATTGCCGCTGGTCGATCATGGGAGCGCCGGGCCACGCCGCGGTGGCGAGTTGCGGCATCCGCGTGCAGCCCGATGCGCCCTATATCAACCCGACGGACTTCGACTATATCGCCGTCATCGGCGGACTCCTGCCGCATCTACGCGCAGCACCCAGCAAGCACCGCGACTACCTGCGGGTCGCCGCATCCGCCGGCGTCCCGGTGATCGGCGTCTGCACCGGCGTCTTCGTACTCGCCCAAGAAGGTCTGCTGACCGGGCGTAAAGCCTCCGTTCATCCCTTCCATGCCGAGGATTTCAAGATCGCATTTCCGCGCCAGGCATTCTCGACGCGCGACGACTTCCTGATCGAGAACGGCCGCATCACCGTTCCCGGCGGCGTCTCGATCCTGTCACTGATGACAGAACTCATTGGCACCCATTGCGGGCCTGACCGGGCGGCCAAGGCAGTTCACCAGCTGTCGCTGACCGAGCACAAGGGCTTGAGCGCTTTCGACCACGGTCGGGTTTCCAGCTTTCGTCATGTCGAGGATTCCCGAATTCAGCGCGCGGTCGTTTTGATCGAGAGTCGCAAGGGCCGTGACGTATCACCCGAGCAGGCAGCCAGCATGATCGGCCTGTCGCCGCGTCAGTTCGGGCGCCTGTTCCAGCAAGGCATCGGCATGACGCCGAAGCGGTTCATCATCGAGACCCGCCTGCGTTACGCCCGCTTTCTGGTGGAAAACAGCACGCTCTCGATGACGCAGATCGCCTTCGAGACCGGCTTTTCCGATGCGGCACATTTCGCAACCGCTTTCCGCCAGAAATTCAACCAGTCGCCGCGGCAATTGAGGACGACGCGCGTCTCGGTCGGGGTCAGATCGTAG
- a CDS encoding ABC transporter substrate-binding protein, with protein MALSLSRRVVMCALLAGSFMAWAPLANAFELAEQGKLTVAFTGDMPGSGWQDGKLIGYDGEIMQRIADKLGLKIQPALMEWSGTIASVQSGRVDVMLGTMGWTEKRTKIMTLSEPIHYFKNGIMQSNKTNWDKLSDLEGKKVGTITGFSFVPELKTIKGLELSLYDTSDAAVRDLIAGRIDAVIGDPPVVSYAIKQNPDWNMHFLAFTDNSADFPLLTGLGQVVYGLNQKNDDLRQKMDAIIADMWKSCEMKDIGARYGLSADVWFKPVGANFRAGVDRPGDYKLPSCAAGG; from the coding sequence ATGGCACTTTCTCTTTCGAGAAGGGTGGTGATGTGCGCGCTGCTGGCAGGCAGCTTCATGGCATGGGCACCGCTCGCAAACGCATTCGAACTTGCCGAGCAGGGCAAGCTGACGGTCGCATTTACCGGCGACATGCCGGGCTCCGGCTGGCAGGACGGCAAGCTGATCGGTTATGACGGCGAGATTATGCAGCGCATCGCCGACAAGCTCGGCCTCAAGATACAACCGGCCCTCATGGAATGGTCGGGTACGATCGCCTCCGTTCAGTCCGGTCGCGTCGACGTGATGCTCGGCACGATGGGCTGGACCGAGAAGCGTACGAAGATCATGACGTTGTCTGAGCCGATCCATTATTTCAAGAACGGCATCATGCAATCGAACAAGACGAACTGGGACAAGCTTTCCGACCTGGAAGGCAAGAAGGTCGGCACGATCACCGGCTTCTCCTTTGTCCCGGAACTGAAGACGATCAAGGGCCTTGAGCTCTCACTCTACGACACCTCCGACGCCGCCGTGCGCGATCTTATTGCCGGGCGTATCGATGCCGTCATCGGCGACCCGCCGGTGGTTTCCTACGCCATCAAGCAGAACCCGGATTGGAACATGCACTTCCTCGCCTTCACAGACAACAGCGCGGATTTCCCGCTGCTTACCGGGCTCGGTCAGGTCGTCTACGGTCTCAACCAGAAGAACGACGATCTGCGCCAGAAGATGGACGCGATCATCGCCGATATGTGGAAGAGCTGTGAGATGAAGGACATCGGCGCACGCTACGGATTGTCCGCCGATGTCTGGTTTAAGCCGGTGGGTGCAAACTTCCGTGCCGGCGTCGACCGCCCCGGCGATTACAAGCTTCCGTCCTGCGCAGCCGGCGGCTGA
- a CDS encoding amino acid ABC transporter ATP-binding protein, with the protein MNALLSVAGLRKSYGPVEVLRGIDFTVAAGEKIALIGPSGSGKSTCLRCVNFLEKPSAGEISLDGERIGVRNGQVMRDRQLAPQRAEMGMVFQLFNLWPHLSVTENVAIAARKVRGLTAVEARELALEMLAKVHMTHRADASPLELSGGQQQRVAIARALAQKPKLMLFDEPTSALDPELVHEVLKVMEELAAEGRTMLIVTHEIAFARDIADRVLFLDGGKIVEAGPARQVITAPREARTQAFLNKIRH; encoded by the coding sequence ATGAATGCGCTTTTGAGCGTTGCGGGCCTGCGCAAGAGTTATGGCCCTGTCGAAGTCCTGAGGGGAATCGATTTTACCGTCGCAGCCGGTGAGAAGATTGCCCTGATCGGCCCCTCGGGCTCCGGGAAATCTACCTGTCTGCGCTGCGTGAATTTTCTGGAGAAACCGAGTGCTGGTGAGATCAGCCTCGATGGCGAGCGGATCGGCGTTCGCAACGGCCAGGTGATGAGAGACCGGCAGCTTGCGCCACAGCGCGCCGAGATGGGCATGGTCTTCCAGCTCTTCAATCTCTGGCCGCATCTCTCGGTGACGGAAAACGTTGCGATCGCGGCGCGCAAGGTCCGCGGTCTGACTGCCGTCGAGGCGCGCGAATTGGCCTTGGAGATGTTGGCGAAAGTGCACATGACGCACCGCGCCGATGCTTCACCGCTGGAGCTGTCCGGCGGGCAGCAGCAGCGTGTGGCCATCGCGCGGGCGCTCGCCCAGAAGCCGAAGCTCATGCTTTTCGACGAACCGACCTCAGCCCTTGATCCCGAACTGGTCCATGAAGTTCTGAAAGTGATGGAAGAGCTCGCGGCCGAAGGACGCACGATGCTGATCGTCACGCACGAGATTGCCTTTGCCCGCGACATCGCCGACCGGGTGCTGTTCCTCGACGGCGGAAAGATCGTCGAAGCCGGACCGGCGCGCCAGGTCATTACCGCTCCGCGCGAGGCACGCACGCAAGCGTTTCTCAACAAGATCCGGCACTAG
- a CDS encoding amino acid ABC transporter permease translates to MSGFSLFFSVVQGLAAGLEVTVLVTVASLAFATGIGFLLALVRQFTAIRFVNMAIDAYCEILCNVPALTHLFILYFGLASIGVRLTSIAAAILGLGLIGAATTSAIFRAGFAALPKGQAEASLAAGLTPLQTIFEILTPQAMRIALPALGNYAVQLLKDTSVVSAIAAPEIMFFARSMVTSSFQTTMIYATAAALYLLLSLPLMQATRFLERRYGRLKG, encoded by the coding sequence ATGAGCGGATTCTCGCTATTCTTCTCCGTCGTCCAGGGGCTCGCCGCCGGGCTTGAGGTAACGGTCTTGGTTACGGTGGCCTCGCTGGCTTTTGCAACCGGCATCGGCTTCCTTCTCGCCCTCGTCAGGCAATTCACAGCGATCAGGTTCGTCAATATGGCGATCGACGCCTATTGCGAAATCCTCTGCAACGTACCGGCCCTGACGCATCTGTTCATCCTCTACTTCGGGCTTGCCAGCATTGGCGTGAGGCTGACGTCGATTGCCGCCGCCATTCTGGGCCTCGGGCTTATCGGCGCAGCCACTACCTCAGCGATCTTCCGCGCCGGTTTCGCCGCTTTGCCAAAAGGGCAGGCGGAGGCGTCGCTTGCTGCAGGGTTGACACCGCTCCAGACGATTTTCGAAATTCTGACGCCGCAGGCCATGCGGATCGCCCTGCCGGCGCTCGGGAATTACGCGGTGCAGCTCCTCAAGGACACCTCCGTCGTCTCGGCCATCGCGGCGCCTGAAATCATGTTCTTCGCCCGCTCCATGGTCACGTCGTCCTTCCAGACAACGATGATCTACGCGACGGCGGCGGCACTCTATCTGTTGCTGAGCCTGCCATTGATGCAGGCGACGCGATTCCTTGAAAGACGTTACGGGAGACTGAAAGGATGA
- a CDS encoding amino acid ABC transporter permease: MSGFFAPYRDYGGEWLPLLLRAMMNTAVLSVCAFALALVLGLLLSLCQRSSFAALRHFAALYVTVARGVPLLAVLFLLYFGLPGIGIVFDAFGAAIAGLALCFAAQIAELFRAGLKAIPAGQSEAALAVGLTQVQSFRLIILPQVVRVILAPMIVTFVALLKDSSLASLITVNELVLTGRAMATEYFLPLQIYVAVGLCYFAIAWPFSVFSRRLAVPTR; this comes from the coding sequence ATGAGCGGGTTCTTCGCACCCTACCGCGACTATGGTGGCGAATGGCTGCCCTTGTTGTTGCGGGCAATGATGAATACGGCAGTGCTTTCCGTGTGCGCCTTTGCTCTGGCGCTCGTGCTCGGTTTGCTGCTTTCGCTGTGCCAGAGATCAAGTTTCGCGGCGCTACGGCATTTCGCGGCACTTTATGTGACGGTCGCGCGCGGCGTGCCGCTGCTCGCGGTGCTGTTTCTGCTTTACTTCGGCCTGCCGGGCATTGGGATCGTCTTCGATGCCTTCGGCGCGGCGATCGCAGGTTTGGCGTTGTGTTTTGCGGCTCAGATCGCCGAACTCTTCCGGGCCGGACTGAAGGCGATCCCGGCGGGGCAGAGCGAGGCGGCCCTGGCCGTCGGTCTCACGCAGGTTCAGAGCTTCCGGCTGATCATCCTCCCCCAGGTCGTCCGCGTCATCCTGGCCCCGATGATCGTCACCTTCGTCGCGCTTCTCAAGGATTCCTCGCTCGCATCGCTGATCACCGTCAACGAGCTGGTTCTGACCGGCCGGGCGATGGCGACCGAGTATTTTCTGCCGCTGCAGATCTATGTGGCGGTTGGCCTCTGCTACTTCGCGATCGCCTGGCCGTTTTCGGTCTTCTCCCGCCGGCTTGCCGTGCCCACCCGCTAA
- a CDS encoding Atu1372/SO_1960 family protein, translated as MTTDMTVAAVTAFRSAAPARKARPLILITPDLGETPQKPTECEYVVRSNYAEAITSAGGVPMILPYDAENIDAALALADGVVLTGSRPGAEVADRRRDFERQLVAKALTTGKPLLGICHGMQLIGECLGGEFLSELPAAGISHIPQDLPDELAHEIIVEPDSLLAGWVGTGPTRVNSLHRHALSGHGRFRVIARAPDGIIEAFEGETEAFCLGVQWHPEYRLTVLDLEILKAFVARSAEAGERRRAEPGMSGSDAVRRRLAAFGLALPEAAMPPGAFAGAVRTGNIVTVSGQVPVTDGAVRRTGRLGTDVSIEEGRECARICLLNVLAQLERASGGFDKVRGFVRLAGYVAATDDFTRHGAVVDGASELLRDLFPDRWEHARIAIGVSSLPRGVPVEIELTALVGNEV; from the coding sequence ATGACCACCGATATGACCGTTGCCGCGGTCACCGCGTTTCGTTCCGCCGCGCCGGCACGCAAGGCCCGCCCCCTCATTCTTATAACGCCCGATCTCGGCGAGACGCCGCAAAAGCCGACCGAGTGCGAATATGTGGTGCGGTCGAACTATGCCGAGGCAATCACCAGCGCCGGCGGGGTCCCGATGATCCTGCCCTATGACGCCGAAAACATCGATGCGGCGCTGGCGCTCGCCGATGGTGTCGTTCTGACCGGCTCCCGTCCGGGTGCTGAAGTGGCTGATCGGCGCCGCGACTTCGAGCGTCAGCTGGTGGCCAAGGCCCTGACGACAGGCAAACCGCTCCTCGGTATCTGCCATGGCATGCAGTTGATCGGCGAGTGCCTTGGCGGAGAGTTCCTGAGCGAGCTTCCGGCCGCCGGCATTTCGCACATCCCGCAGGACCTGCCCGATGAACTGGCGCACGAGATCATCGTCGAGCCGGACAGCCTGCTTGCCGGCTGGGTCGGGACAGGACCGACCCGGGTCAACAGCCTGCATCGCCATGCGCTGTCCGGTCACGGGCGCTTTCGCGTCATCGCGCGGGCACCCGATGGGATCATCGAGGCATTCGAGGGCGAGACGGAGGCATTTTGCCTGGGTGTCCAGTGGCATCCGGAATACCGCCTGACGGTCCTCGATCTGGAAATCCTCAAGGCTTTCGTCGCGCGCAGTGCCGAAGCCGGGGAAAGGAGAAGGGCGGAGCCCGGCATGAGCGGAAGCGATGCTGTGCGCAGGCGCCTTGCCGCCTTCGGCCTGGCCTTGCCGGAAGCCGCAATGCCGCCCGGGGCTTTCGCCGGCGCTGTTCGAACCGGCAATATCGTCACCGTGTCCGGTCAGGTGCCGGTGACCGATGGAGCCGTTCGGCGGACCGGTCGGCTCGGGACGGATGTCTCGATCGAGGAGGGCCGCGAATGCGCACGGATCTGCCTTCTCAACGTGCTTGCTCAGCTTGAGCGCGCCAGCGGTGGGTTCGACAAGGTGCGCGGCTTCGTGCGGCTTGCGGGCTATGTTGCCGCGACTGACGATTTTACCCGCCACGGCGCGGTCGTCGACGGCGCGTCCGAG